In the genome of Bacteroidota bacterium, one region contains:
- a CDS encoding SDR family NAD(P)-dependent oxidoreductase — MDLGLRGKVALVVGGSRGIGKAIAHSLAAEGARLVLCARGAEALEATAEALRGDGAEVHTVALDVTSETAGTTLVEEAMKVYGRVDILVGNAGGNRRKPLEETTDQDWDDILNLNLLGHVRCSRAAIPAMKAAGGGSIVFISSIFGREAGGAGLSIYNTTKSALISMAKILALEVAGDGIRVNTIAPGSIRFPGGSWDRRCNEDPEGMAKFIAQNLPLGRFGKAEEVADTVAFLCSERASLITGACITVDGSQSRSLI, encoded by the coding sequence ATGGATTTAGGATTGCGTGGAAAGGTGGCCCTCGTGGTAGGAGGGAGCCGTGGCATCGGAAAAGCAATAGCACATTCACTGGCTGCTGAAGGGGCACGCCTGGTTTTGTGCGCACGTGGTGCAGAAGCCCTCGAGGCAACAGCTGAAGCATTGCGAGGAGATGGCGCGGAGGTGCATACTGTTGCGCTGGATGTAACGAGTGAGACGGCGGGCACTACGCTGGTTGAGGAAGCCATGAAAGTCTATGGCCGGGTAGACATTCTCGTTGGCAACGCCGGTGGCAACCGTCGCAAACCGCTTGAAGAAACAACTGATCAGGATTGGGATGATATCCTGAACCTGAACTTGCTGGGGCATGTGCGTTGCAGTCGTGCAGCCATCCCCGCAATGAAAGCAGCGGGCGGTGGGTCCATCGTATTTATTTCCTCGATTTTTGGACGCGAAGCTGGCGGTGCAGGGCTATCCATTTACAACACAACCAAGTCTGCCTTGATCAGTATGGCCAAAATCCTGGCACTTGAAGTTGCCGGTGATGGCATCCGCGTTAACACGATTGCACCAGGCTCCATTAGATTTCCCGGAGGAAGCTGGGACAGGCGCTGTAATGAAGACCCCGAAGGCATGGCTAAGTTTATCGCACAGAACCTGCCGCTGGGTCGTTTTGGCAAGGCGGAAGAAGTAGCAGATACCGTTGCATTCCTATGCTCTGAGCGCGCCAGCTTGATTACCGGCGCGTGTATTACGGTTGATGGCAGTCAATCGCGGTCGCTGATTTAA
- the xseB gene encoding exodeoxyribonuclease VII small subunit, with the protein MSEDKPTFEDQLRALESIVEKLETDMPPLDKALASYEEGVTIAKDCLTALEAAELRIKTLKLED; encoded by the coding sequence ATGTCTGAAGACAAACCAACTTTTGAAGACCAGTTACGCGCCCTCGAATCTATCGTCGAAAAGCTGGAGACCGACATGCCGCCCCTCGACAAGGCACTGGCTTCTTACGAAGAAGGTGTAACGATTGCCAAAGACTGTCTTACTGCGCTTGAAGCTGCAGAACTTCGCATAAAAACCCTCAAACTGGAAGACTGA